One window of the Allorhizobium ampelinum S4 genome contains the following:
- the lipA gene encoding lipoyl synthase: MVTILDRTKPDDKRIRHPEKAHKPDTEVLRKPEWIRVKAPTSKGYQETRELVRSHKLVTVCEEAGCPNIGECWEKKHATFMIMGEICTRACAFCNVATGKPNALDREEPANVAKAVRQMGLSHVVITSVDRDDLADGGAEHFEQVIWAIREASPATTIEILTPDFLKKPGALERVVAAKPDVFNHNMETVPGNYLTVRPGARYFHSVRLLQRVKELDPTMFTKSGIMVGLGEERNEVLQLMDDLRTADVDFLTIGQYLQPTRKHHKVERFVTPEEFKSYEDIAYTKGFLMVASSPLTRSSHHAGDDFARLKANREKKLLAAAE, encoded by the coding sequence ATGGTTACCATCCTCGATAGAACCAAGCCGGACGACAAGCGCATCCGCCACCCGGAAAAGGCTCACAAGCCGGATACCGAAGTGCTGCGCAAGCCGGAATGGATCAGGGTGAAGGCTCCGACCTCCAAGGGCTATCAGGAAACTCGCGAACTGGTGCGCTCCCACAAGCTGGTCACCGTCTGCGAAGAAGCCGGCTGCCCGAATATTGGCGAGTGCTGGGAAAAGAAGCACGCCACCTTCATGATCATGGGTGAGATTTGCACCCGCGCCTGCGCCTTCTGCAATGTGGCGACCGGCAAGCCGAATGCGCTTGACCGCGAAGAGCCTGCCAATGTGGCCAAGGCCGTGCGCCAGATGGGCCTGTCGCATGTGGTCATCACGTCCGTGGACCGCGACGACCTGGCCGATGGCGGCGCTGAGCATTTCGAACAGGTAATCTGGGCGATCCGCGAAGCTTCGCCCGCTACGACCATCGAAATCCTGACCCCTGACTTTTTGAAAAAGCCCGGCGCACTGGAGCGTGTCGTTGCTGCAAAGCCAGACGTCTTCAACCACAATATGGAAACCGTTCCAGGCAATTACCTTACCGTGCGTCCGGGCGCCCGCTACTTCCACTCGGTGCGGCTGTTGCAGCGGGTCAAGGAACTCGATCCGACAATGTTCACCAAATCCGGCATCATGGTCGGCCTTGGCGAAGAGCGCAACGAAGTGCTGCAATTGATGGATGACCTGCGCACCGCAGACGTGGATTTCCTGACCATCGGCCAATATCTCCAGCCGACCCGCAAGCACCACAAGGTGGAACGCTTCGTGACGCCGGAAGAGTTCAAGTCCTATGAGGATATCGCCTATACCAAGGGCTTCCTGATGGTTGCTTCCAGCCCGCTCACCCGCTCCTCCCACCATGCCGGTGACGATTTTGCCCGGCTGAAGGCCAACCGCGAAAAGAAGCTGCTGGCGGCTGCGGAGTAG
- a CDS encoding ATPase AAA, which yields MARYIDKLDDAATLLNSAKRICVVGCSGSGKSTLSQILCERLGLDYISMDRDVFWLPGWKLRPRSEAIELMQRFVAGERWIIDGNSPGSLPVRLARADMVIWMRPPRRVSIYGVLSRWLKHRGTVRPEMAPGCPEKIDWPFLQYVWNFEACEVPQFQTQFENARADLPVVVLRSHRQTNEFLTALDGCQRR from the coding sequence ATGGCCCGATATATCGACAAGCTTGACGATGCCGCTACACTGTTAAACTCGGCCAAGCGCATCTGCGTGGTCGGCTGCTCCGGCAGCGGTAAGAGCACGCTGTCGCAAATTCTGTGCGAGCGGCTGGGCCTTGATTATATCTCCATGGATCGCGACGTCTTCTGGCTACCCGGTTGGAAGCTACGGCCCAGGTCGGAAGCGATTGAACTGATGCAACGGTTTGTCGCCGGTGAGCGGTGGATTATCGACGGCAACAGCCCCGGCAGCCTGCCAGTCCGGCTGGCGCGTGCCGATATGGTCATCTGGATGCGTCCGCCGCGCCGTGTTTCGATCTACGGTGTTCTGTCGCGTTGGCTGAAACATCGCGGTACGGTCAGGCCAGAGATGGCGCCGGGATGTCCTGAAAAGATCGATTGGCCGTTTCTTCAATATGTCTGGAATTTCGAGGCGTGCGAAGTACCGCAATTTCAGACACAGTTTGAAAATGCGCGGGCCGATCTACCGGTCGTCGTTCTCAGGTCGCACCGGCAGACAAACGAGTTTTTAACGGCTTTAGACGGGTGCCAGCGGAGGTAG
- a CDS encoding type II toxin-antitoxin system RatA family toxin — protein MPKFETRRIVQHSADRMYELVADVERYPEFVPLCEELAVQSRKERDGKTLLIANMTVGYKAIRETFVSQVLLKPDERAIDVKYLEGPFKYLDNRWRFENLGDGTCAVNFYIDYEFKSMILGALMGSMFDRAFRMFSEAFETRANKVYGTV, from the coding sequence ATGCCGAAGTTTGAAACCCGCCGTATTGTCCAGCACTCAGCCGATCGCATGTATGAGCTCGTCGCCGATGTCGAGCGCTATCCCGAATTCGTGCCGCTTTGCGAGGAACTTGCCGTGCAATCGCGCAAGGAGCGCGACGGCAAGACTTTGCTGATCGCCAATATGACCGTGGGCTACAAGGCGATCCGCGAGACCTTCGTTTCGCAAGTGCTGCTGAAGCCGGACGAGCGGGCTATCGATGTCAAATATCTGGAAGGCCCGTTCAAATATCTCGACAACCGCTGGCGCTTCGAAAATCTCGGCGATGGCACCTGCGCGGTGAATTTCTACATCGATTACGAGTTCAAAAGCATGATTCTCGGCGCCCTGATGGGCTCGATGTTCGACCGGGCGTTCCGGATGTTTTCCGAGGCGTTTGAGACCCGGGCCAATAAGGTTTATGGCACCGTCTGA
- a CDS encoding GlsB/YeaQ/YmgE family stress response membrane protein, protein MENVGWLTAIFVGGLAGWLAGKLMDMRFGIFMNIVIGIIGSVIANAIFRRFDIFVASDWVGYLITSFIGACILLFVAKLVRK, encoded by the coding sequence ATGGAAAATGTGGGCTGGTTGACGGCGATCTTCGTGGGTGGTCTGGCCGGATGGCTGGCAGGCAAGTTGATGGACATGCGCTTCGGCATTTTCATGAACATCGTCATCGGCATTATCGGCTCGGTCATCGCCAATGCCATCTTCCGGCGCTTTGACATTTTCGTCGCCAGCGATTGGGTTGGCTATCTGATTACCAGCTTTATCGGTGCCTGCATTCTGCTGTTCGTCGCCAAGCTGGTGCGGAAATAA
- a CDS encoding MFS transporter, which translates to MAAPSTNDNVATHKPLQGKELRKIMLASVIGTTIEWYDLFIFATASALVFNKVFFPSVDPLVGTLLAFSTFASAYLSRMVGAALFGHFGDRLGRKSTLMLSLSLMGLATFAIGLLPGYETLGVWAPVLLVVLRLLQGLALGGEWGGAVLLAVEHAPQNKRGLYGSWVQIGVPAGTFLANSAFLVLSSVLSEQSFLLWGWRVAFLISIVLVAIGFYVRMSVSETPAFARHRQQAETQRLPLADLMRRHWAKVLLGGFATLSIGSSFNLIAVFGLSYGTQTLHFPKQQVLAMILIACAVCVVLLPLFGALSDRVGRRNVILAGIFAEILFAFPMFWLMNHGGLPGVLLGFLLMMTAFAANFGPIATFLSELFETGVRYTGLSICYMLAGVLGSAMTPIITAWLVATTGSAASVAWYIMGASAVSAATLLILSSSRQPAAAFAA; encoded by the coding sequence ATGGCCGCTCCCTCGACCAATGACAACGTAGCCACCCATAAACCTCTTCAAGGCAAGGAACTGCGCAAGATCATGCTGGCCAGCGTGATCGGCACCACCATCGAGTGGTACGACCTGTTCATTTTCGCCACCGCCTCGGCTCTGGTGTTCAACAAGGTGTTCTTTCCCAGCGTCGATCCGCTGGTGGGTACGCTGCTGGCTTTCAGCACCTTCGCCTCGGCCTATCTGTCGCGCATGGTGGGCGCAGCCCTTTTCGGCCATTTCGGCGACAGGCTGGGGCGAAAATCGACATTGATGCTATCGTTGAGCCTGATGGGTCTTGCCACATTCGCCATCGGCCTTTTGCCCGGCTATGAAACACTCGGAGTATGGGCGCCTGTTCTCCTCGTCGTGCTGCGGCTTTTGCAGGGGCTGGCGCTGGGTGGCGAATGGGGCGGGGCTGTGCTTCTGGCGGTGGAACATGCACCGCAAAACAAGCGTGGGCTTTACGGGTCCTGGGTGCAGATCGGCGTTCCCGCTGGTACGTTTCTGGCCAATTCCGCCTTCCTGGTCTTATCCTCGGTTCTCTCGGAACAAAGCTTCCTGCTCTGGGGTTGGCGGGTGGCGTTTCTAATCAGCATCGTGCTCGTCGCCATCGGGTTCTACGTGCGCATGTCGGTGAGCGAAACGCCAGCATTCGCCCGCCACAGACAGCAGGCAGAGACGCAGCGCCTGCCGCTCGCCGATCTCATGCGGCGGCATTGGGCAAAGGTTCTGCTTGGCGGCTTCGCCACCCTATCCATCGGCTCGTCTTTCAATCTGATCGCGGTATTCGGCCTGTCCTATGGTACGCAGACGCTGCATTTTCCCAAGCAGCAGGTCTTGGCGATGATCCTGATCGCCTGCGCGGTCTGTGTTGTCCTTCTACCGCTGTTTGGCGCACTTTCGGACCGGGTCGGCCGCCGGAATGTCATTCTCGCCGGGATCTTTGCGGAAATCCTGTTTGCCTTCCCGATGTTCTGGCTGATGAACCATGGCGGTTTGCCGGGCGTGCTCCTCGGCTTCCTGCTGATGATGACAGCCTTTGCCGCCAATTTCGGACCGATTGCCACCTTTCTGTCAGAACTGTTCGAGACCGGCGTGCGCTATACCGGCCTGTCGATCTGCTACATGCTGGCTGGCGTGCTGGGCAGCGCAATGACCCCGATCATCACCGCCTGGCTGGTGGCAACGACCGGCAGCGCCGCGTCCGTAGCGTGGTATATCATGGGAGCCTCCGCCGTTTCCGCAGCGACTTTGCTGATCCTCTCCAGCAGCAGGCAACCAGCGGCAGCGTTTGCGGCATAA
- a CDS encoding ATPase AAA has translation MVRYVDMSAAADLLGSSNRIMVVGCSGGGKTTLSQKLASRFDLDYQSIDRDVRWLPGWRERDRQAQRDIIAELVSHERWVMDGSSPSTFDLRLPRTDLVIWVKMSRMACLRGIAGRVWRNYGKVRIAMAEGCEEPLPDREFLSYIWNFERKHAPIFIRNFDLHGPDVPVLVLKSRREVTRLLDLIGASG, from the coding sequence ATGGTGCGTTACGTGGATATGTCCGCCGCCGCCGATCTTCTTGGCAGCAGCAACAGGATCATGGTCGTCGGTTGTTCGGGAGGTGGCAAAACCACGTTGTCGCAAAAGCTCGCGTCTCGCTTTGATCTCGACTATCAATCGATTGATCGCGATGTCCGTTGGCTTCCCGGTTGGCGAGAAAGAGACAGACAGGCTCAGCGAGACATTATTGCTGAACTGGTCTCACATGAACGTTGGGTAATGGACGGAAGTAGTCCCTCTACGTTCGATTTGCGATTACCTCGGACAGATCTGGTGATCTGGGTAAAAATGTCTCGGATGGCTTGCCTTCGCGGCATCGCCGGGCGCGTCTGGCGTAACTATGGCAAAGTCCGCATTGCCATGGCCGAAGGCTGCGAAGAGCCGTTGCCTGATCGGGAATTTCTTTCTTACATCTGGAATTTCGAGCGCAAGCACGCACCGATCTTCATCCGCAATTTCGATCTTCATGGCCCGGACGTTCCGGTTCTGGTGCTGAAATCCCGCCGAGAGGTCACACGTCTTCTCGACCTCATCGGCGCTTCGGGGTAG
- the dusB gene encoding tRNA dihydrouridine synthase DusB, producing MQQPDLQTGFSIASVAIRNRVVLAPMSGVTDLPFRQLAFRHGAGLVVTEMVASRELVFNAAESWSRLKGAGLTPHMVQLAGRDPHWMAEAAKIAEANGADIIDINMGCPAKKVIGGYAGSALMREPEIALAMIEATVKAVSIPVTVKMRLGWDSDSINAPDLSRRAQDAGVQAITVHGRTRMQFYEGRADWDAIAAVRDAIYIPLIANGDIDTLGDAQEILRRSGADAIMLGRACQGRPWHAGVLAGHAPPSAEEIPAIAVAHYRAMLDHYGAHVGVRHARKHVGWYLERHGVQLDPAEKTGLMTSKDPDHVADRLFAALAGAAPNPLEEAA from the coding sequence TTGCAGCAACCGGATCTCCAGACAGGGTTTAGTATTGCCTCGGTTGCCATTCGCAACCGCGTCGTGCTTGCGCCGATGTCCGGCGTCACTGACCTGCCGTTTCGGCAATTGGCCTTTCGCCACGGGGCCGGGCTGGTGGTGACGGAAATGGTTGCCAGCCGCGAACTTGTGTTCAACGCGGCGGAAAGCTGGTCGCGGCTGAAGGGTGCGGGCCTTACCCCACATATGGTGCAATTGGCCGGGCGCGATCCGCATTGGATGGCGGAAGCGGCGAAAATTGCCGAGGCCAATGGTGCTGATATTATCGACATCAATATGGGGTGTCCCGCCAAGAAAGTCATTGGTGGTTATGCCGGATCGGCGCTGATGCGCGAGCCGGAGATTGCGCTGGCGATGATCGAGGCGACAGTCAAGGCCGTTTCCATACCCGTCACCGTCAAGATGCGGCTTGGCTGGGATTCCGATTCGATCAACGCGCCGGACCTGTCGCGCCGCGCGCAGGATGCCGGTGTGCAGGCAATCACTGTACATGGCCGCACCCGCATGCAGTTCTACGAAGGCCGGGCCGATTGGGATGCGATTGCCGCTGTGCGTGATGCGATTTACATTCCGTTGATTGCCAATGGTGATATCGACACCCTTGGCGATGCGCAGGAAATCCTGCGTAGGTCTGGTGCCGATGCGATTATGCTGGGGCGCGCCTGCCAGGGGCGTCCCTGGCATGCGGGTGTGCTGGCTGGCCACGCGCCGCCAAGCGCGGAGGAAATTCCAGCGATTGCCGTCGCCCATTACCGCGCCATGCTGGATCATTACGGCGCGCATGTCGGCGTTCGCCATGCGCGAAAGCATGTCGGCTGGTATCTGGAGCGGCATGGGGTGCAGCTTGATCCTGCCGAAAAGACTGGGCTTATGACATCGAAAGATCCCGACCATGTCGCCGACCGCCTGTTTGCGGCGCTGGCTGGCGCGGCACCAAACCCGCTTGAGGAGGCCGCATGA
- the lpdA gene encoding dihydrolipoyl dehydrogenase translates to MSNAYDVIIIGSGPGGYVTAIRAAQLGLKIAIVEREHLGGICLNWGCIPTKALLRSAEILDHANHAKSYGLTLNGTMTADVKDVVARSRGVSARLNGGVAFLMKKNKIDVIWGEAKLTKPNEIVVGASSKPAVQPQNPVPKGVLGEGTYTAKHIIVATGARPRALPGIEPDGKLIWTYFEAMKPDFMPKSIVVMGSGAIGIEFASFYRSMGVDVTVVELMANIMPVEDVEISTIARKALEKRGLKIITEAKVSKVEKGANSITAHVETKDGKVQQITADRLISAVGVQGNIENLGLEALGVKTDRGCIVIDGYGKTNVPGLYAIGDVAGPPMLAHKAEHEGVICIEKIAGLPHVHPMNKSLIPGCTYCNPQVASVGLTEAKAKADGREIRVGRYNFNANGKAIALGEDNGMIKTIFDKKTGELVGAHMVGAEVTELIQGFVVAMNLETTEEELMHTIFPHPTLSEMMKESVLDAYGKVLNA, encoded by the coding sequence ATGTCGAATGCTTATGACGTCATCATCATCGGGTCCGGCCCTGGCGGCTATGTGACTGCGATCCGTGCAGCCCAGCTTGGCCTGAAAATCGCCATTGTCGAGCGCGAGCATCTTGGCGGCATCTGCCTCAACTGGGGCTGTATCCCCACCAAGGCGCTGCTGCGGTCGGCGGAAATTCTCGATCACGCCAATCACGCCAAGAGTTATGGCCTGACGCTGAACGGCACGATGACCGCCGATGTGAAAGACGTTGTTGCCCGGTCGCGTGGTGTCTCCGCCCGCCTCAACGGCGGCGTTGCCTTTCTGATGAAGAAGAACAAGATCGATGTGATCTGGGGTGAAGCCAAGCTCACCAAGCCAAACGAAATCGTCGTCGGCGCATCGTCCAAGCCAGCCGTGCAGCCGCAAAACCCGGTTCCCAAAGGCGTGTTGGGTGAGGGCACCTATACCGCCAAGCATATTATCGTCGCCACCGGAGCCCGCCCGCGCGCGCTGCCCGGCATCGAGCCGGATGGCAAGCTGATCTGGACCTATTTCGAAGCGATGAAGCCGGATTTCATGCCGAAGTCCATCGTCGTCATGGGCTCTGGCGCCATCGGCATCGAATTCGCCTCTTTCTACCGCTCCATGGGCGTGGATGTGACGGTGGTTGAGCTGATGGCCAATATCATGCCGGTCGAGGACGTGGAAATCTCCACCATCGCCCGCAAGGCGCTGGAAAAGCGCGGCCTGAAGATCATCACCGAGGCCAAGGTTTCCAAGGTCGAAAAGGGCGCCAATTCCATCACCGCTCATGTCGAGACCAAGGATGGCAAGGTGCAGCAGATCACCGCTGACCGGCTGATTTCGGCTGTCGGCGTGCAGGGCAATATCGAAAATCTCGGTCTGGAAGCTTTGGGCGTCAAGACGGATCGCGGCTGCATCGTCATTGACGGCTATGGCAAGACCAATGTGCCGGGCCTCTATGCCATCGGCGATGTCGCAGGTCCGCCAATGTTGGCCCATAAGGCCGAACATGAAGGCGTGATCTGCATCGAGAAGATTGCCGGTCTGCCGCATGTTCATCCCATGAACAAGTCTCTGATCCCTGGCTGCACCTATTGCAATCCGCAGGTCGCCTCCGTCGGTCTCACCGAAGCCAAGGCCAAGGCCGATGGCCGCGAGATCCGCGTTGGTCGCTACAATTTCAACGCCAATGGCAAGGCCATCGCGCTTGGCGAAGACAATGGCATGATCAAGACGATCTTCGACAAGAAGACCGGCGAATTGGTCGGCGCGCATATGGTTGGCGCGGAAGTGACCGAGTTGATCCAGGGCTTCGTGGTCGCCATGAACCTGGAGACGACAGAAGAAGAGCTGATGCACACCATCTTCCCGCATCCGACCCTGTCGGAAATGATGAAGGAAAGCGTGCTTGATGCGTATGGCAAGGTGCTGAACGCCTGA
- a CDS encoding bifunctional 2-C-methyl-D-erythritol 4-phosphate cytidylyltransferase/2-C-methyl-D-erythritol 2,4-cyclodiphosphate synthase — MVHIQADGARSTAVILVAAGRGERAGASSEGPKQYRRIGGKPVIVHSLLGFADLLPQATLIVVIHPDDGALLANALAPYPQLAASLTITHGGKTRQQSVLAGLRALRNQKPDYVLIHDAVRPFFDQLMLQRIIARLDDGADAVLPAIPVTDTLKRGDEGARVVDTVARSGLFAAQTPQSFHFAKILAAHEDAASAGREDFTDDAAIAEWAGLTVHLVEGSPDNVKLTVKRDLEMADARLSHNALPDVRTGNGYDVHQLVPGDGVTLCGIFIAHDQALSGHSDADVALHALTDALLATCGAGDIGDHFPPSDPQWRGAASRIFLEHAANIVRDAGGTIMNADISLIAEAPKIGPHRQIMREKLSEILGIALERCSVKATTNEKIGFVGRGEGIAAIATATVVFQGKPQ; from the coding sequence ATGGTGCATATTCAAGCGGACGGGGCAAGGTCAACAGCGGTGATATTGGTCGCGGCAGGCCGGGGAGAGCGCGCTGGCGCCTCCAGCGAGGGACCGAAGCAATATCGGCGGATCGGCGGAAAGCCTGTTATTGTCCATAGCCTGCTAGGCTTCGCAGATCTTCTCCCGCAGGCGACCCTGATCGTCGTCATTCATCCCGATGACGGGGCCTTGCTGGCCAATGCTCTAGCCCCCTATCCCCAGCTCGCTGCCTCTCTGACCATCACCCACGGCGGCAAAACCCGGCAGCAATCGGTTCTGGCTGGCTTGAGAGCCTTGCGGAATCAAAAGCCGGATTATGTGCTGATCCATGACGCGGTGCGACCGTTTTTCGATCAGCTGATGCTGCAACGAATTATCGCCCGGCTTGACGACGGTGCCGATGCCGTCTTGCCCGCCATCCCGGTGACCGATACGCTTAAACGTGGCGATGAGGGTGCGCGAGTCGTCGATACTGTGGCGCGCAGCGGACTTTTTGCAGCACAAACACCGCAGAGCTTCCACTTTGCCAAAATACTGGCTGCTCACGAAGACGCCGCAAGCGCTGGACGAGAGGATTTCACCGATGACGCCGCCATCGCCGAATGGGCGGGACTAACTGTCCATCTGGTGGAAGGCTCGCCTGACAATGTAAAACTGACCGTGAAACGGGATCTTGAAATGGCCGATGCCCGCCTCTCTCATAACGCTTTGCCTGATGTGCGCACCGGCAATGGCTATGATGTCCACCAACTGGTGCCGGGCGATGGCGTAACGCTTTGCGGCATTTTCATTGCCCATGACCAGGCCTTGAGCGGACATTCCGATGCCGATGTCGCCTTGCACGCCCTGACCGATGCGCTACTGGCCACCTGCGGGGCTGGCGATATCGGCGACCATTTCCCGCCATCAGACCCGCAATGGCGCGGTGCCGCGTCGCGGATCTTCCTGGAGCATGCAGCAAACATCGTGCGCGATGCGGGCGGTACAATCATGAATGCTGACATCTCGCTGATTGCAGAAGCACCAAAAATCGGCCCGCATCGCCAGATCATGCGCGAAAAGCTTTCCGAGATTCTCGGCATTGCGCTGGAGCGCTGCTCTGTCAAAGCGACGACCAACGAGAAAATCGGCTTTGTCGGCCGGGGCGAAGGTATTGCAGCCATTGCCACTGCCACGGTGGTTTTCCAGGGAAAGCCACAATGA
- a CDS encoding two-component system sensor histidine kinase NtrB: protein MSNEPKPGDSNILAMAVLNAIQNPVVMVNGEGHIVFANWEAEAFFGASASHLARHKISTFIPFGSPLLELIDQVRERRAPVNEYRVDLSSPRLGQDKLVDLYVAPVTVEPGAVVVVFQERSMADKIDRQLTHRAAARSVTGLASMLAHEIKNPLSGIRGAAQLLESSVPPEDRSLTRLICDETDRIVSLVDRMEIFSDERPVDRTSINIHSVLDHVKAIAQAGFARHLKITESYDPSLPPVFANRDQLVQVFLNLIKNAAEAVGDRADGEIQLTTAYRPGIRLSVAGSREKISLPLEFCVADNGPGVPSDLLPHLFDPFITTKTNGSGLGLALVAKIIGGHGGIVECDSQGNRTLFRVLMPVSKETVDDDAPFAKSVGRSR from the coding sequence ATGAGCAATGAACCGAAACCCGGCGATAGCAATATACTGGCGATGGCTGTGCTCAACGCCATCCAGAACCCGGTGGTCATGGTCAATGGCGAGGGACATATCGTTTTTGCCAATTGGGAGGCAGAGGCGTTTTTCGGCGCCAGTGCCAGCCACCTCGCCCGCCACAAGATTTCCACCTTCATTCCGTTCGGCAGTCCGCTGCTGGAACTGATCGATCAGGTGCGGGAGCGGCGGGCACCCGTCAATGAATACCGTGTCGATCTCAGTTCTCCCCGGCTTGGCCAGGACAAGCTGGTCGATCTCTACGTCGCACCGGTCACTGTCGAGCCGGGCGCTGTCGTCGTGGTGTTTCAGGAACGCTCGATGGCCGACAAGATCGACCGTCAGCTCACCCACCGCGCTGCCGCGCGCTCCGTCACCGGCCTTGCCTCTATGCTTGCCCATGAAATCAAGAACCCGCTGTCCGGCATTCGCGGGGCGGCGCAATTGCTGGAAAGCTCCGTACCTCCAGAGGATCGCAGCCTGACCCGGCTGATCTGCGACGAGACCGATCGGATTGTCTCGCTGGTGGACCGTATGGAAATCTTTTCCGACGAGCGGCCAGTGGATCGCACCTCGATCAATATCCATTCGGTGCTGGACCATGTGAAGGCGATTGCTCAGGCAGGCTTTGCCCGGCATCTGAAGATCACCGAGAGCTACGACCCCTCGCTGCCGCCGGTGTTTGCCAACCGGGATCAATTGGTGCAGGTGTTTTTGAACCTGATCAAGAATGCCGCCGAGGCGGTGGGCGACCGGGCCGATGGCGAAATCCAGCTGACCACGGCCTATCGCCCCGGCATAAGGCTGTCGGTTGCCGGATCGCGGGAAAAGATCTCGCTGCCGCTGGAATTCTGCGTTGCCGATAATGGTCCGGGCGTGCCTTCCGACCTTCTGCCGCATCTGTTTGATCCGTTCATTACCACCAAGACCAACGGATCTGGCCTGGGCCTTGCCCTGGTTGCCAAGATCATCGGCGGCCACGGCGGTATTGTTGAATGCGACAGTCAGGGCAACCGGACACTATTCCGCGTGTTGATGCCGGTTTCCAAGGAAACGGTTGATGACGACGCTCCCTTTGCGAAATCCGTGGGAAGATCAAGATGA
- a CDS encoding CinA family protein — MSLFPDDMEKAAQSIIEDFTRRGLSIATAESCTGGLIAGLLTEIAGSSAVVDRGYVTYSNQAKMDMLGVPSLTLETYGAVSRETALAMAHGALYRSGASVSVAVTGIAGPGGGSDEKPVGLVHIAALARTGAARHREMHYENHGREAIRLATIRTALALLKDIQQHST, encoded by the coding sequence ATGAGCCTGTTTCCCGATGATATGGAAAAGGCCGCCCAATCCATCATTGAAGACTTCACCAGACGCGGCCTGTCCATCGCCACCGCCGAATCCTGCACCGGCGGGCTTATCGCCGGTCTGCTGACCGAAATTGCCGGATCATCCGCCGTGGTGGATCGCGGCTACGTCACCTATTCCAACCAGGCGAAGATGGACATGCTGGGCGTGCCATCGCTAACGCTGGAAACCTATGGTGCCGTGTCGCGCGAAACGGCGCTCGCCATGGCCCACGGTGCCCTCTACCGTTCAGGCGCCTCCGTTTCGGTTGCTGTGACCGGTATCGCTGGGCCGGGCGGTGGCAGCGACGAGAAACCGGTTGGGCTGGTGCATATCGCAGCACTGGCGCGAACAGGCGCAGCCCGCCATCGGGAAATGCACTATGAAAACCATGGGCGCGAAGCGATCCGCCTAGCGACCATAAGAACCGCGCTCGCCTTACTAAAAGACATCCAGCAGCATTCGACTTGA